One window of the Branchiostoma lanceolatum isolate klBraLanc5 chromosome 3, klBraLanc5.hap2, whole genome shotgun sequence genome contains the following:
- the LOC136429830 gene encoding nucleolar protein dao-5-like isoform X23, with amino-acid sequence MLFGKIVVIKRNGEDGAHFPLTANSCLFGRTNECDIRIQLPNVSREHCKVDVKDNEEVVLSNLSDINPTILNGKPVTKSVVVQHKDVFTIIDRSFRFEFPPSSKFCVSPSKRKQASPDKSVSSGPLHEIQEAGGKAEVPAGTTPKKEGSPSKRGSENADTKSPGRAKTPKKTPGKSPKAAPEETGTPAAKSPKRATPAKKATPKNSPARSASPKPEEDSSPATSRRASSPLKKSGKKAPPFGSPRQPAVMPLKTSITELRRRSAPLQEALSEESPKTPKTKKATPAKATPAKSASKKRKSSGPSEFESLSKRVSFGPALSPEHFDKKLPPALPLRRGASPMTRRSTGGILAQTPELKKKRFSLAVSPRTTTIAEGEETTPKRAIPRAKSPKAKTPSPKAKTPSPKAKTPVKAATPKGKTPPRARTPSPKAKTPSPKAKTPSPKARSPSPKAKTPKAATPKAKTPTKAATPKSKTPQKARTPSPKAKTPSPRARTPSPKAKTPSPKAKTPKAVTPKAKTPMKASPKAASPRMASPKQVTPKKPAVVKRTPTPARVKMSTPAKEELRRVIAKKALGASPNLARRFPTPVREELTQAVTARAEKLSPKRSTTPVRASPKAASPKTATPAKAATPAKVATPAKVATPKSATPAKKTPKKAATPKKTPKKAATPKKTGTPAKRGQKRKLSTPGDDAPAGKRRKQVTVKTPKSARKTPARGTPARKTPARKTPARKTPARKTWADIVKAANKKSTSLAGPVGAKIVKTRTIVQTVASKKLSLAKRKSMLKAPKTPRVGVRTTGHVDSPATIFIRKARTPAAKPLKAATKFRKSGVVKKNTVEAADDSFTGMQEMFTTPSPKAAPKQSSPKKTPVSASKTPMSASKTPVSASKTPEASKTPKSATKTPKSATKTPKSAQKLSVSSLYADLETPNGPGEMYVSPLNTPTPGRGRNSTALAGVARLLKTPKAVSSPVVSPSGLKRLTKTPKTKGAPVKSPAGLKRIMKTPKAKPGKPVESPTGLKRIFHTPKNKSAPLEDLRGLKRLMTTPSQKALDVYEFTDDYTGLPEMFASPVSTTPARKTPAKTPASNKKAPASAKKIASAKKSASPKKATPVKSPAQPAKRGSKRTRVEELSDTAEETIKSPPAKRGRQAKKVTINVPPTPEPAPKKTRKTRATKPAAKQPVEEPVAEVEVVQEAVSPKKSPAKPAKRATRRGKAAAAPETQEEAPAPTRATRGRGKKAAKEVEPEVVVVASPEKVASPAKPATPVQARKTRGGRKAPAKKDVEEAAIKPAPKAASPVKRSRRGAKEAEPEVIEVAASPEKPKRGTKRAAATQEPAAPSPAKKTRATRRGKAAIAEEEKEETPAPASPTKAPAKRGRAARATKKEEVEEPTPVPAKRARTTRAKAEEVVEEAAPPAKKGRATRAKATKASPVKAASPAKTTRTTRKKAVAEEKPATPVKSRSTRGKAAKKPATPTPKKTRAAGKKAAPAKSPTPVKRTLRSRRK; translated from the exons ATGTTGTTCGGTAAGATCGTGGTGATCAAGCGGAACGGTGAGGACGGGGCGCACTTCCCCCTCACCGCCAACTCGTGTCTGTTCGGGCG AACCAACGAGTGTGATATCAGGATCCAGCTTCCCAACGTTTCCAGGGAACACTGTAAAGTGGACGTGAAAGACAATGAAGAG GTTGTGCTGTCCAACCTAAGTGACATAAACCCCACCATCTTGAATGGCAAGCCTGTCACCAAGTCTGTCGTGGTCCAACACAAGGATGTCTTCACCATCATCGACCGCTCCTTCCGCTTCGAGTTCCCGCCCTCCTCTAAGTTCTGTGTCAGTCCGTCCAAGCGCAAGCAGGCGTCTCCGGACAA gtctgtgaGTTCTGGACCGCTCCATGAGATCCAGGAGGCTGGGGGGAAGGCTGAGGTGCCGGCTGGAACAACCCCAAAGAAAGAGGGCAGCCCAAGTAAAAGAGGTAGTGAAAACG CTGACACCAAGAGCCCTGGTAGAGCCAAGACTCCCAAGAAGACTCCAGGCAAGTCCCCCAAGGCCGCACCTGAAGAGACCGGTACTCCTGCTGCCAAGTCCCCTAAGCGTGCAACGCCTGCCAAGAAAGCAACTCCAAAG AACTCTCCAGCGCGTTCTGCGAGTCCCAAGCCTGAAGAAGACTCGTCCCCTGCCACCAGCCGACGCGCAAGCTCCCCGCTGAAGAAGAGCGGAAAGAAG GCTCCTCCGTTTGGTAGCCCCCGACAACCTGCCGTGATGCCGCTGAAGACTAGCATCACCGAGCTCCGCCGTCGCTCTGCGCCGCTTCAGGAGGCCCTCTCCGAGGAGTCGCCAAAAACTCCAAAGACCA AAAAAGCGACCCCAGCTAAGGCCACACCCGCTAAGTCAGCAAGCAAGAAGAGGAAGTCTTCCGGTCCCTCTGAGTTCGAGTCCCTGTCCAAGCGTGTGTCGTTTGGTCCTGCCCTCAGTCCGGAACACTTTGACAAGAAGCTTCCCCCGGCCCTCCCCTTGCGCCGTGGGGCATCCCCGATGACCAGGCGGTCCACAGGAGGCATTCTCGCTCAAACTCCTGAGTTGAAGAAGAAGCGTTTCTCCTTGGCAGTCAGCCCACGAACCACAACCATAGCAGAGGGAGAAGAGACGACTCCGAAGAGGGCCATCCCACGTGCGAAGAGCCCTAAGGCAAAGACCCCATCTCCGAAGGCTAAAACTCCTTCTCCTAAGGCCAAGACACCTGTGAAGGCTGCCACTCCTAAGGGGAAGACACCTCCCAGGGCAAGGACCCCATCTCCGAAGGCCAAGACCCCATCACCCAAGGCCAAGACACCATCACCTAAGGCCAGGTCCCCATCTCCAAAGGCCAAGACGCCAAAGGCAGCAACTCCGAAGGCCAAGACGCCAACTAAGGCTGCCACACCCAAGAGCAAGACACCTCAAAAGGCCAGGACTCCATCTCCAAAGGCCAAGACACCATCACCCAGGGCCAGGACACCATCACCCAAGGCCAAGACACCATCACCCAAAGCCAAGACGCCCAAGGCAGTCACTCCTAAGGCCAAGACCCCAATGAAGGCAAGTCCCAAGGCAGCCTCTCCCAGGATGGCGTCACCAAAGCAAGTTACCCCCAAGAAGCCTGCTGTGGTTAAAAGGACGCCAACTCCTGCAAGGGTCAAGATGTCCACCCCAGCGAAGGAGGAGCTCAGGAGGGTGATTGCCAAGAAGGCCCTTGGAGCCTCGCCCAACTTGGCTCGTCGGTTCCCCACACCCGTGCGTGAAGAGCTCACGCAAGCTGTCACTGCTCGTGCCGAGAAACTTTCCCCTAAGAGGTCGACTACACCAGTCAGGGCTTCGCCTAAGGCTGCTTCTCCTAAGACAGCTACACCAGCCAAGGCGGCTACACCAGCAAAG GTGGCTACACCAGCAAAGGTGGCTACACCCAAGTCTGCTACTCCAGCAAAGAAGACTCCCAAGAAAGCAGCAACCCCCAAGAAGACACCCAAGAAGGCAGCAACTCCTAAGAAGACTGGGACCCCAGCAAAGCGTGGCCAAAAGAGGAAATTGAGCACCCCGGGTGATGATGCCCCAGCTGGAAAGCGCAGGAAG CAAGTAACAGTGAAGACTCCAAAGAGCGCCCGCAAGACCCCGGCACGTGGTACTCCGGCCCGCAAGACACCTGCTCGCAAGACTCCAGCCCGCAAGACACCGGCAAGGAAGACCTGGGCAGACATTGTCAAGGCAGCCAACAAGAAG TCTACTTCCCTGGCCGGACCTGTAGGGGCCAAGATTGTGAAGACAAGGACAATCGTCCAAACAGTCGCCAGCAAGAAGCTGTCACTTGCCAAGCGCAAGAGCATGTTGAAGGCTCCCAAG ACCCCAAGGGTGGGCGTGAGGACTACAGGGCATGTCGACTCCCCAGCGACCATCTTTATCCGCAAGGCCAGGACTCCAGCAGCTAAGCCGCTGAAAGCTGCCACCAAGTTCCGCAAGTCTGGCGTTGTCAAGAAGAACACGGTGGAGGCTGCTGACGACAGCTTCACGGGCATGCAGGAGATGTTCACCACTCCCTCACCCAAGGCTGCACCCAAGCAGAGCTCTCCTAAGAAGACCCCCGTGTCTGCTTCCAAGACCCCCATGTCTGCTTCCAAGACCCCTGTGTCTGCTTCCAAGACCCCCGAGGCTTCCAAGACCCCCAAGTCTGCTACCAAGACTCCAAAGTCTGCTACCAAGACTCCAAAGTCAGCCCAAAAGTTGAGTGTGTCCAGCCTGTATGCCGATCTTGAGACCCCAAACGGCCCTGGGGAGATGTACGTGTCCCCCCTCAACACCCCCACTCCAGGCCGTGGCAGGAACAGCACAGCCCTCGCCGGTGTTGCCCGTCTGCTTAAGACACCAAAAGCAGTCAGCTCCCCTGTCGTCAGTCCATCAGGCCTCAAAAGGCTCACCAAGACCCCCAAGACCAAGGGTGCTCCTGTCAAAAGCCCTGCTGGTCTCAAGCGTATCATGAAGACCCCGAAAGCAAAGCCTGGCAAACCAGTGGAGAGTCCCACAGGGCTGAAGCGTATCTTCCACACTCCAAAGAACAAGTCAGCTCCGTTAGAAGACCTGCGTGGCCTCAAAAGGCTGATGACAACTCCAAGTCAAAAGGCACTGGATGTCTACGAGTTCACTGATGACTACACCGGGCTCCCAGAGATGTTCGCCTCCCCTGTCTCTACTACACCTGCAAGGAAGACACCAGCCAAAACCCCAGCAAGTAATAAGAAGGCCCCAGCCAGCGCCAAGAAGATTGCGAGCGCAAAGAAGTCTGCTAGCCCCAAGAAGGCAACTCCAGTCAAATCACCTGCACAGCCAGCTAAACGTGGAAGCAAGCGGACCCGTGTCGAGGAATTGTCTGACACAGCAGAAGAAACCATCAAGTCGCCACCTGCGAAGCGTGGCCGTCAGGCCAAGAAGGTCACTATCAATGTACCACCAACTCCCGAACCAGCTCCCAAGAAGACAAGGAAGACCAGGGCTACCAAACCAGCCGCAAAACAACCTGTGGAGGAGCCGGTGGCTGAGGTGGAAGTCGTCCAAGAGGCTGTCAGCCCAAAGAAGTCGCCTGCAAAGCCAGCCAAGCGGGCGACTCGTAGGGGCAAAGCAGCAGCAGCACCAGAGACCCAAGAGGAAGCTCCAGCACCTACCCGCGCGACTCGCGGTCGTGGCAAAAAGGCGGCCAAAGAAGTGGAACCAGAAGTGGTGGTGGTTGCCAGTCCAGAGAAGGTGGCCTCACCTGCAAAACCTGCCACACCTGTGCAGGCCAGGAAGACAAGGGGAGGTAGGAAAGCACCTGCTAAGAAGGATGTTGAGGAGGCTGCCATCAAACCTGCACCCAAGGCTGCCTCGCCTGTAAAACGCTCCAGGCGTGGAGCCAAAGAAGCAGAACCAGAGGTCATCGAGGTCGCCGCTTCTCCAGAGAAACCCAAGAGAGGAACCAAGAGGGCAGCAGCAACTCAGGAACCTGCAGCACCTTCTCCTGCCAAGAAGACACGTGCTACAAGACGTGGAAAGGCAGCTATCGCCgaggaagagaaggaggaaACACCAGCACCTGCCTCTCCTACAAAGGCTCCAGCAAAGCGAGGCAGGGCCGCGAGGGCTACAAAGAAAGAAGAGGTCGAAGAACCCACCCCAGTACCTGCCAAAAGGGCCCGCACCACTAGGGCTAAAGCAGAAGAAGTAGTTGAGGAAGCTGCACCACCTGCCAAGAAGGGTCGTGCAACCAGGGCAAAGGCGACTAAAGCATCCCCGGTGAAGGCAGCGTCTCCAGCCAAGACCACCCGCACCACCAGGAAGAAGGCAGTAGCTGAGGAGAAGCCAGCCACTCCGGTCAAGTCTAGAAGTACGCGGGGAAAGGCCGCCAAAAAACCAGCCACTCCAACACCCAAGAAAACCAGGGCAGCGGGgaagaaggcagcgcctgccaagtCTCCGACACCAGTAAAGAGGACCCTCAGGTCTAGAAGGAAGTGA
- the LOC136429830 gene encoding nascent polypeptide-associated complex subunit alpha, muscle-specific form-like isoform X11, with product MLFGKIVVIKRNGEDGAHFPLTANSCLFGRTNECDIRIQLPNVSREHCKVDVKDNEEVVLSNLSDINPTILNGKPVTKSVVVQHKDVFTIIDRSFRFEFPPSSKFCVSPSKRKQASPDKSVSSGPLHEIQEAGGKAEVPAGTTPKKEGSPSKRGSENADTKSPGRAKTPKKTPGKSPKAAPEETGTPAAKSPKRATPAKKATPKNSPARSASPKPEEDSSPATSRRASSPLKKSGKKAPPFGSPRQPAVMPLKTSITELRRRSAPLQEALSEESPKTPKTKKATPAKATPAKSASKKRKSSGPSEFESLSKRVSFGPALSPEHFDKKLPPALPLRRGASPMTRRSTGGILAQTPELKKKRFSLAVSPRTTTIAEGEETTPKRAIPRAKSPKAKTPSPKAKTPSPKAKTPVKAATPKGKTPPRARTPSPKAKTPSPKAKTPSPKARSPSPKAKTPKAATPKAKTPTKAATPKSKTPQKARTPSPKAKTPSPRARTPSPKAKTPSPKAKTPKAVTPKAKTPMKASPKAASPRMASPKQVTPKKPAVVKRTPTPARVKMSTPAKEELRRVIAKKALGASPNLARRFPTPVREELTQAVTARAEKLSPKRSTTPVRASPKAASPKTATPAKAATPAKVATPKAATPKAATPKVATPKAATPAKVATPKAATPKAATPAKVATPKAATPKVATSKAATPAKVATPKAVTPRAATPAKVATPKAATPAKVATPKAATPAKVATPKVATPAKVATPKSATPAKKTPKKAATPKKTPKKAATPKKTGTPAKRGQKRKLSTPGDDAPAGKRRKQVTVKTPKSARKTPARGTPARKTPARKTPARKTPARKTWADIVKAANKKSTSLAGPVGAKIVKTRTIVQTVASKKLSLAKRKSMLKAPKTPRVGVRTTGHVDSPATIFIRKARTPAAKPLKAATKFRKSGVVKKNTVEAADDSFTGMQEMFTTPSPKAAPKQSSPKKTPVSASKTPMSASKTPVSASKTPEASKTPKSATKTPKSATKTPKSAQKLSVSSLYADLETPNGPGEMYVSPLNTPTPGRGRNSTALAGVARLLKTPKAVSSPVVSPSGLKRLTKTPKTKGAPVKSPAGLKRIMKTPKAKPGKPVESPTGLKRIFHTPKNKSAPLEDLRGLKRLMTTPSQKALDVYEFTDDYTGLPEMFASPVSTTPARKTPAKTPASNKKAPASAKKIASAKKSASPKKATPVKSPAQPAKRGSKRTRVEELSDTAEETIKSPPAKRGRQAKKVTINVPPTPEPAPKKTRKTRATKPAAKQPVEEPVAEVEVVQEAVSPKKSPAKPAKRATRRGKAAAAPETQEEAPAPTRATRGRGKKAAKEVEPEVVVVASPEKVASPAKPATPVQARKTRGGRKAPAKKDVEEAAIKPAPKAASPVKRSRRGAKEAEPEVIEVAASPEKPKRGTKRAAATQEPAAPSPAKKTRATRRGKAAIAEEEKEETPAPASPTKAPAKRGRAARATKKEEVEEPTPVPAKRARTTRAKAEEVVEEAAPPAKKGRATRAKATKASPVKAASPAKTTRTTRKKAVAEEKPATPVKSRSTRGKAAKKPATPTPKKTRAAGKKAAPAKSPTPVKRTLRSRRK from the exons ATGTTGTTCGGTAAGATCGTGGTGATCAAGCGGAACGGTGAGGACGGGGCGCACTTCCCCCTCACCGCCAACTCGTGTCTGTTCGGGCG AACCAACGAGTGTGATATCAGGATCCAGCTTCCCAACGTTTCCAGGGAACACTGTAAAGTGGACGTGAAAGACAATGAAGAG GTTGTGCTGTCCAACCTAAGTGACATAAACCCCACCATCTTGAATGGCAAGCCTGTCACCAAGTCTGTCGTGGTCCAACACAAGGATGTCTTCACCATCATCGACCGCTCCTTCCGCTTCGAGTTCCCGCCCTCCTCTAAGTTCTGTGTCAGTCCGTCCAAGCGCAAGCAGGCGTCTCCGGACAA gtctgtgaGTTCTGGACCGCTCCATGAGATCCAGGAGGCTGGGGGGAAGGCTGAGGTGCCGGCTGGAACAACCCCAAAGAAAGAGGGCAGCCCAAGTAAAAGAGGTAGTGAAAACG CTGACACCAAGAGCCCTGGTAGAGCCAAGACTCCCAAGAAGACTCCAGGCAAGTCCCCCAAGGCCGCACCTGAAGAGACCGGTACTCCTGCTGCCAAGTCCCCTAAGCGTGCAACGCCTGCCAAGAAAGCAACTCCAAAG AACTCTCCAGCGCGTTCTGCGAGTCCCAAGCCTGAAGAAGACTCGTCCCCTGCCACCAGCCGACGCGCAAGCTCCCCGCTGAAGAAGAGCGGAAAGAAG GCTCCTCCGTTTGGTAGCCCCCGACAACCTGCCGTGATGCCGCTGAAGACTAGCATCACCGAGCTCCGCCGTCGCTCTGCGCCGCTTCAGGAGGCCCTCTCCGAGGAGTCGCCAAAAACTCCAAAGACCA AAAAAGCGACCCCAGCTAAGGCCACACCCGCTAAGTCAGCAAGCAAGAAGAGGAAGTCTTCCGGTCCCTCTGAGTTCGAGTCCCTGTCCAAGCGTGTGTCGTTTGGTCCTGCCCTCAGTCCGGAACACTTTGACAAGAAGCTTCCCCCGGCCCTCCCCTTGCGCCGTGGGGCATCCCCGATGACCAGGCGGTCCACAGGAGGCATTCTCGCTCAAACTCCTGAGTTGAAGAAGAAGCGTTTCTCCTTGGCAGTCAGCCCACGAACCACAACCATAGCAGAGGGAGAAGAGACGACTCCGAAGAGGGCCATCCCACGTGCGAAGAGCCCTAAGGCAAAGACCCCATCTCCGAAGGCTAAAACTCCTTCTCCTAAGGCCAAGACACCTGTGAAGGCTGCCACTCCTAAGGGGAAGACACCTCCCAGGGCAAGGACCCCATCTCCGAAGGCCAAGACCCCATCACCCAAGGCCAAGACACCATCACCTAAGGCCAGGTCCCCATCTCCAAAGGCCAAGACGCCAAAGGCAGCAACTCCGAAGGCCAAGACGCCAACTAAGGCTGCCACACCCAAGAGCAAGACACCTCAAAAGGCCAGGACTCCATCTCCAAAGGCCAAGACACCATCACCCAGGGCCAGGACACCATCACCCAAGGCCAAGACACCATCACCCAAAGCCAAGACGCCCAAGGCAGTCACTCCTAAGGCCAAGACCCCAATGAAGGCAAGTCCCAAGGCAGCCTCTCCCAGGATGGCGTCACCAAAGCAAGTTACCCCCAAGAAGCCTGCTGTGGTTAAAAGGACGCCAACTCCTGCAAGGGTCAAGATGTCCACCCCAGCGAAGGAGGAGCTCAGGAGGGTGATTGCCAAGAAGGCCCTTGGAGCCTCGCCCAACTTGGCTCGTCGGTTCCCCACACCCGTGCGTGAAGAGCTCACGCAAGCTGTCACTGCTCGTGCCGAGAAACTTTCCCCTAAGAGGTCGACTACACCAGTCAGGGCTTCGCCTAAGGCTGCTTCTCCTAAGACAGCTACACCAGCCAAGGCGGCTACACCAGCAAAGGTGGCTACACCCAAAGCCGCTACACCCAAGGCCGCTACACCCAAAGTGGCTACACCCAAGGCCGCTACACCAGCCAAG GTGGCTACACCCAAGGCCGCTACACCCAAGGCCGCTACACCGGCCAAG GTGGCTACACCCAAGGCCGCTACACCCAAGGTGGCTACATCCAAGGCCGCTACACCGGCTAAGGTGGCTACACCCAAGGCCGTTACACCCAGGGCTGCTACACCAGCTAAGGTGGCTACACCCAAGGCCGCTACACCGGCCAAGGTGGCTACACCCAAGGCCGCTACACCAGCAAAGGTGGCTACACCCAAGGTGGCTACACCAGCAAAGGTGGCTACACCCAAGTCTGCTACTCCAGCAAAGAAGACTCCCAAGAAAGCAGCAACCCCCAAGAAGACACCCAAGAAGGCAGCAACTCCTAAGAAGACTGGGACCCCAGCAAAGCGTGGCCAAAAGAGGAAATTGAGCACCCCGGGTGATGATGCCCCAGCTGGAAAGCGCAGGAAG CAAGTAACAGTGAAGACTCCAAAGAGCGCCCGCAAGACCCCGGCACGTGGTACTCCGGCCCGCAAGACACCTGCTCGCAAGACTCCAGCCCGCAAGACACCGGCAAGGAAGACCTGGGCAGACATTGTCAAGGCAGCCAACAAGAAG TCTACTTCCCTGGCCGGACCTGTAGGGGCCAAGATTGTGAAGACAAGGACAATCGTCCAAACAGTCGCCAGCAAGAAGCTGTCACTTGCCAAGCGCAAGAGCATGTTGAAGGCTCCCAAG ACCCCAAGGGTGGGCGTGAGGACTACAGGGCATGTCGACTCCCCAGCGACCATCTTTATCCGCAAGGCCAGGACTCCAGCAGCTAAGCCGCTGAAAGCTGCCACCAAGTTCCGCAAGTCTGGCGTTGTCAAGAAGAACACGGTGGAGGCTGCTGACGACAGCTTCACGGGCATGCAGGAGATGTTCACCACTCCCTCACCCAAGGCTGCACCCAAGCAGAGCTCTCCTAAGAAGACCCCCGTGTCTGCTTCCAAGACCCCCATGTCTGCTTCCAAGACCCCTGTGTCTGCTTCCAAGACCCCCGAGGCTTCCAAGACCCCCAAGTCTGCTACCAAGACTCCAAAGTCTGCTACCAAGACTCCAAAGTCAGCCCAAAAGTTGAGTGTGTCCAGCCTGTATGCCGATCTTGAGACCCCAAACGGCCCTGGGGAGATGTACGTGTCCCCCCTCAACACCCCCACTCCAGGCCGTGGCAGGAACAGCACAGCCCTCGCCGGTGTTGCCCGTCTGCTTAAGACACCAAAAGCAGTCAGCTCCCCTGTCGTCAGTCCATCAGGCCTCAAAAGGCTCACCAAGACCCCCAAGACCAAGGGTGCTCCTGTCAAAAGCCCTGCTGGTCTCAAGCGTATCATGAAGACCCCGAAAGCAAAGCCTGGCAAACCAGTGGAGAGTCCCACAGGGCTGAAGCGTATCTTCCACACTCCAAAGAACAAGTCAGCTCCGTTAGAAGACCTGCGTGGCCTCAAAAGGCTGATGACAACTCCAAGTCAAAAGGCACTGGATGTCTACGAGTTCACTGATGACTACACCGGGCTCCCAGAGATGTTCGCCTCCCCTGTCTCTACTACACCTGCAAGGAAGACACCAGCCAAAACCCCAGCAAGTAATAAGAAGGCCCCAGCCAGCGCCAAGAAGATTGCGAGCGCAAAGAAGTCTGCTAGCCCCAAGAAGGCAACTCCAGTCAAATCACCTGCACAGCCAGCTAAACGTGGAAGCAAGCGGACCCGTGTCGAGGAATTGTCTGACACAGCAGAAGAAACCATCAAGTCGCCACCTGCGAAGCGTGGCCGTCAGGCCAAGAAGGTCACTATCAATGTACCACCAACTCCCGAACCAGCTCCCAAGAAGACAAGGAAGACCAGGGCTACCAAACCAGCCGCAAAACAACCTGTGGAGGAGCCGGTGGCTGAGGTGGAAGTCGTCCAAGAGGCTGTCAGCCCAAAGAAGTCGCCTGCAAAGCCAGCCAAGCGGGCGACTCGTAGGGGCAAAGCAGCAGCAGCACCAGAGACCCAAGAGGAAGCTCCAGCACCTACCCGCGCGACTCGCGGTCGTGGCAAAAAGGCGGCCAAAGAAGTGGAACCAGAAGTGGTGGTGGTTGCCAGTCCAGAGAAGGTGGCCTCACCTGCAAAACCTGCCACACCTGTGCAGGCCAGGAAGACAAGGGGAGGTAGGAAAGCACCTGCTAAGAAGGATGTTGAGGAGGCTGCCATCAAACCTGCACCCAAGGCTGCCTCGCCTGTAAAACGCTCCAGGCGTGGAGCCAAAGAAGCAGAACCAGAGGTCATCGAGGTCGCCGCTTCTCCAGAGAAACCCAAGAGAGGAACCAAGAGGGCAGCAGCAACTCAGGAACCTGCAGCACCTTCTCCTGCCAAGAAGACACGTGCTACAAGACGTGGAAAGGCAGCTATCGCCgaggaagagaaggaggaaACACCAGCACCTGCCTCTCCTACAAAGGCTCCAGCAAAGCGAGGCAGGGCCGCGAGGGCTACAAAGAAAGAAGAGGTCGAAGAACCCACCCCAGTACCTGCCAAAAGGGCCCGCACCACTAGGGCTAAAGCAGAAGAAGTAGTTGAGGAAGCTGCACCACCTGCCAAGAAGGGTCGTGCAACCAGGGCAAAGGCGACTAAAGCATCCCCGGTGAAGGCAGCGTCTCCAGCCAAGACCACCCGCACCACCAGGAAGAAGGCAGTAGCTGAGGAGAAGCCAGCCACTCCGGTCAAGTCTAGAAGTACGCGGGGAAAGGCCGCCAAAAAACCAGCCACTCCAACACCCAAGAAAACCAGGGCAGCGGGgaagaaggcagcgcctgccaagtCTCCGACACCAGTAAAGAGGACCCTCAGGTCTAGAAGGAAGTGA